The genomic DNA CAAAGCCCCGTACGTAAGCCCCAAGGCCCACTACGATAAGACATGCCGCCCGCAGGGCATTAAAACGCGCTTTTGGTTACTTTTGGCGCTCGGCCAAAAGTGACTCGCCGGCTACGCCGGCGAAACAGCCACGCCAGTCAAGCACGCCCCCCAGCCGCAGTGCCGAAGCCGAACTGCCAGCCCCCCTATTCCGCCTCCATCCCCGTCACCGCAATCAGCCGCTTCCACACCTGCTGATCCGCCACCACCGCCTTGCCCAGCTCCTTGCCGCTGCCAGCATTGGGCAGGCTGCCCCGCGCCGCGTAATGGGCAGCCGCCTCGGGCGAATTGACAAATTCACGAGCCAGCGCTTCGATCCGCGCGACAATTGCGGGCGGCGTGCCGGCCGGCGCAAACAGCCCGGTCCAGTTGGTGGCTGACACGGCGTCGACCAGCGCGCGGTTGTCCATGCTGGCCTCGGCCAGGGTCGGCACGTCAGGCAGCAGCGGCACCCGACGCGGGCTCAGCACCGCCAGCGCGCGCAGCTTGTTCGACTGCACCAGCGGCAATGCGGCGGTGAACTCGACCATGGCGAAATCCACATTGCCGCCGATCAGGTCAGGCAACAGCCCGGACGTGGCCTTGTACGGCACGTCGGTGGTCCGGATGCCGGCGGCCTCGGTGAACGCCGCCGACATCAGCCGGTAGCCGGTGCTGCTGCTGCCGCCGTTGAGCTTGCCCGGCCGCTTGCGCGCGTCCGCGACCAGGTCGGCAACGCGCTTGTAGGGCGAGCTGGCCGGCACCACCAGCGCGATCGGCAGCGACGTCAGCCGTGCCACCGGCACGAAGTCCTTGTCCGGGTTGTAGGGCAGCTTGCGCACCAGGAACGGATTGGCCGACATCGAGCTGGAAGCCGTCAGCAGCAGCGTGTAGCCATCCGGCGCGGCCTTGGCCACATAGTCGGTGGCCAGGATCATGTT from Cupriavidus taiwanensis includes the following:
- a CDS encoding Bug family tripartite tricarboxylate transporter substrate binding protein, coding for MTPSMPNRRRVLALAACASLLAAAGPAGAQAPDYPQRVIKIVSVSSAGTGIDDYTRLLAKFLAQKLGQGVVVENRPGANMILATDYVAKAAPDGYTLLLTASSSMSANPFLVRKLPYNPDKDFVPVARLTSLPIALVVPASSPYKRVADLVADARKRPGKLNGGSSSTGYRLMSAAFTEAAGIRTTDVPYKATSGLLPDLIGGNVDFAMVEFTAALPLVQSNKLRALAVLSPRRVPLLPDVPTLAEASMDNRALVDAVSATNWTGLFAPAGTPPAIVARIEALAREFVNSPEAAAHYAARGSLPNAGSGKELGKAVVADQQVWKRLIAVTGMEAE